A portion of the Corynebacterium occultum genome contains these proteins:
- a CDS encoding signal peptidase I: MSALPTRFRGTQTRTVLPEDNSPQESSIWQYLWTGLCGGILSLVLGMAVLVIGVPAVVGGMPVTVLSGSMEPSYSPGDLVVIRPTPADEVQVGQVLTYQLRSDDPTLVTHRVLSRSMSTNGELTFITQGDANDTPDEQPVKAVQVVGSVWYTIPWLGWVNQAISGQTRQWLIPVAAGLLFIYALWNIFGGFIHRGRGTKNTP; the protein is encoded by the coding sequence ATGAGCGCACTTCCCACCCGGTTCCGGGGCACCCAAACCCGGACAGTTCTCCCCGAGGACAACTCTCCTCAAGAATCCTCCATCTGGCAGTACCTATGGACCGGACTCTGTGGCGGCATTCTCTCCCTAGTGCTTGGGATGGCTGTCCTGGTGATCGGGGTGCCGGCCGTGGTGGGCGGGATGCCAGTGACGGTTCTATCCGGGTCGATGGAGCCTTCTTATTCCCCCGGGGATCTGGTGGTCATTCGCCCCACCCCTGCCGATGAGGTTCAGGTCGGTCAAGTACTGACCTACCAGCTGCGTTCCGATGACCCCACCCTGGTCACACACCGCGTGCTCTCACGTTCAATGAGCACGAACGGGGAACTCACTTTCATCACCCAAGGCGATGCCAATGACACTCCCGATGAGCAGCCGGTGAAAGCTGTCCAGGTGGTCGGTAGCGTCTGGTATACCATCCCCTGGTTGGGATGGGTGAATCAGGCAATCTCCGGACAAACTCGGCAGTGGTTGATTCCGGTTGCCGCTGGACTCCTCTTTATCTACGCCCTGTGGAATATCTTCGGTGGGTTCATTCATCGTGGCCGCGGCACTAAGAACACTCCCTGA
- a CDS encoding glycosyltransferase — protein MIRPALLLRTLTLLGSAGTRLALEDPQGFLSKAKERVRTADNRFLAGLPVSLLPDLPTGSSLARELIDRGELSAGIEAIEGVAGQASRAERHLGRITRQRLSQLRERPVPGIKAVAAAEARVLYVLTNSQPFTNSGYTVRTQSVLQAATEAGVPVHAVTRLAYPVLVGKIPSSLIQEVKGISYERLLPWVYPRSLRSRDDLAVKMIVERARRFNATILHTTTDFKNALVTSHAAAELGIPWVYEVRGELEGTWLSRRPAEQQEEAALSEFYRLAREQETRCCQAASAVVALSEVSKQKLVDRGVAASKIQVIPNAIEEQEVGRDYSRAELRTELGLPEGSLIGSVTSVVDYEGLDTLIRALEYLPEGTRVLIVGEGTARPELEKLAKMLGVEDRVLFPGRKPQQEIWKWYASLDVFVVPRKDTPVCRTVTPLKPLMAQALGVPVVASDLPALREVTGGLAEYTQAENPEALARAISRVGSAPEVGEWIRTRTWRHNGRRLFELYDSLHPKR, from the coding sequence GTGATACGACCTGCCCTCCTCCTGCGAACTCTTACCCTCCTGGGCTCCGCTGGAACCCGTCTGGCGCTGGAGGACCCCCAGGGTTTCCTATCCAAGGCGAAGGAACGGGTGCGCACCGCAGACAACCGTTTCCTCGCAGGGCTTCCGGTATCGCTGCTGCCGGATCTTCCGACGGGCTCCAGTTTGGCTCGGGAGCTCATCGACCGGGGTGAGCTAAGCGCCGGGATCGAGGCAATCGAAGGAGTTGCAGGGCAGGCATCCCGAGCTGAGCGTCACCTGGGGCGGATCACCAGGCAGCGTCTCTCCCAGCTCCGTGAGCGTCCAGTGCCAGGTATCAAAGCCGTGGCTGCGGCGGAGGCCCGAGTGCTCTACGTACTGACCAATAGCCAGCCCTTTACCAACTCGGGTTATACCGTCCGTACCCAGAGCGTCCTTCAGGCGGCCACCGAGGCGGGAGTACCCGTGCACGCGGTGACACGGCTAGCCTATCCGGTGCTGGTGGGCAAGATCCCGAGTTCGCTGATTCAGGAGGTGAAGGGGATCTCTTATGAGCGGCTGCTTCCCTGGGTTTATCCCCGGAGCCTGCGGTCACGGGATGACCTGGCGGTCAAGATGATTGTGGAGCGGGCGCGACGCTTTAATGCGACGATCCTCCACACCACCACTGACTTCAAGAACGCCCTAGTCACCTCGCATGCGGCCGCTGAACTCGGGATCCCCTGGGTCTATGAGGTGCGAGGTGAGCTGGAGGGCACCTGGTTGTCCCGCCGGCCGGCAGAGCAGCAGGAGGAGGCGGCTCTGTCGGAGTTCTACCGGCTGGCGAGGGAGCAGGAGACTCGGTGTTGCCAGGCGGCCTCGGCCGTGGTGGCTCTTAGCGAGGTGTCGAAGCAAAAGCTGGTGGACCGCGGTGTCGCAGCCTCTAAAATCCAGGTCATCCCCAATGCGATCGAGGAGCAGGAGGTCGGGAGGGACTACTCCCGGGCCGAACTCCGGACCGAGCTTGGACTGCCGGAGGGATCTCTGATCGGGTCGGTGACCTCGGTGGTGGATTACGAGGGGCTGGACACCTTGATCCGTGCCCTGGAGTACCTTCCGGAGGGGACCCGGGTGCTCATCGTGGGGGAGGGGACTGCCCGGCCTGAACTGGAGAAACTTGCGAAGATGCTCGGTGTGGAGGACCGGGTGTTGTTCCCCGGGAGAAAGCCGCAGCAGGAGATCTGGAAGTGGTATGCCAGTCTGGATGTCTTCGTCGTGCCGCGTAAGGACACCCCGGTGTGCCGCACTGTGACTCCTCTGAAGCCACTGATGGCGCAGGCGCTGGGTGTGCCGGTGGTGGCCTCAGACCTGCCCGCGCTGCGCGAGGTGACCGGGGGACTGGCCGAGTACACGCAGGCAGAGAACCCGGAGGCACTGGCCCGGGCTATCAGCAGGGTGGGTTCGGCACCGGAGGTCGGGGAGTGGATCCGGACCCGGACCTGGAGGCACAATGGGCGTCGGCTCTTCGAGCTCTACGACTCACTCCACCCGAAGCGCTGA
- the dcd gene encoding dCTP deaminase: MLLSDRDIRAAIDSGKLGIEPYDESLVQPSSVDVRMDRFFRVFNNSKYTHIDPKMQQDELTSLVEVNEDEPFVLHPGEFVLGSTLERFTLPADLAGRLEGKSSLGRLGLLTHSTAGFIDPGFDGYITLELSNVANLPIMLWPGMKVGQLALFDMTSPAEVPYGSGKLGSKYQGQRGPTPSRAYLNFRD, from the coding sequence GTGCTTCTTTCAGATCGTGACATTCGTGCCGCCATTGACTCCGGAAAACTCGGGATCGAACCCTATGATGAATCTCTGGTTCAGCCCTCGAGCGTTGACGTGCGGATGGACCGGTTCTTCCGGGTATTCAATAATTCCAAATACACCCACATTGACCCGAAAATGCAGCAAGATGAGCTGACCAGTCTGGTCGAGGTCAATGAGGATGAACCCTTTGTGCTTCACCCAGGTGAGTTCGTGCTCGGCTCCACCCTGGAGCGCTTCACTTTGCCGGCAGATCTGGCGGGCCGTCTCGAGGGTAAGTCCTCCCTGGGGCGCCTGGGTCTGCTGACCCACTCCACCGCTGGATTCATTGATCCGGGATTTGATGGCTACATCACCCTGGAGCTTTCGAACGTGGCGAACCTGCCCATCATGCTGTGGCCGGGAATGAAGGTCGGGCAGCTTGCCCTCTTCGATATGACCTCCCCCGCAGAGGTCCCCTATGGCTCCGGAAAACTGGGTTCCAAGTATCAGGGACAGCGTGGTCCTACCCCCTCTCGGGCCTACCTGAACTTTCGGGACTGA
- the wecC gene encoding UDP-N-acetyl-D-mannosamine dehydrogenase, which produces MSISSVAFVGLGYIGLPTAVVLANSGMDVTGIDIKAENVERINRGEVTIVEPGLEEGLQQALASGNFRATTDMVHADAYVVAVPTPFTDNHDVDMKFIYSVAESIAPKLEGDELVVLESTSPPKTTERMAARILELRPDLIADGAPNPEGKPVIFFAHCPERILPGKAMEELIANDRIIGGATEEATKRATEIYRSFCQGELLPTDAVTAEMAKLTENSFRDVNIAFANELSLICDNLGINVWELIELANHHPRVNILQPGPGVGGHCIAVDPWFIVSSDPTNSQLIRTAREVNDAKPEWVKDKVAQAVKETGGSTIATLGLAFKANIDDLRESPALEITKDIAQSLPESTILAVEPNIQELPKAFDGLENIKLEECTAALAAADVIVLLVDHNEFKDITAHQIKGKALVDTKGLWK; this is translated from the coding sequence ATGAGCATCTCCTCGGTCGCATTCGTCGGTCTTGGCTACATCGGGCTCCCGACTGCAGTTGTCCTCGCCAACAGTGGCATGGATGTCACCGGTATTGATATCAAGGCCGAGAACGTCGAGCGGATCAACCGGGGCGAGGTCACCATCGTTGAACCCGGTCTTGAGGAGGGACTGCAGCAGGCCCTAGCCTCCGGCAACTTCCGGGCCACCACCGATATGGTTCACGCCGATGCTTATGTGGTCGCCGTCCCCACCCCCTTCACCGACAACCACGATGTCGATATGAAGTTCATCTACTCCGTGGCCGAGTCCATCGCCCCCAAGCTCGAGGGCGATGAACTGGTAGTTTTGGAGTCCACCTCCCCGCCCAAGACCACCGAACGCATGGCCGCCCGCATTCTGGAGCTCCGCCCGGACCTCATCGCCGACGGTGCGCCGAACCCCGAGGGCAAGCCGGTCATCTTCTTCGCCCACTGCCCTGAGCGGATCCTGCCGGGCAAGGCCATGGAAGAGCTGATCGCCAACGACCGGATCATTGGTGGCGCCACCGAGGAAGCCACCAAACGCGCCACCGAGATCTACCGCTCCTTCTGTCAGGGCGAGCTCCTCCCGACCGACGCGGTCACCGCGGAGATGGCCAAGCTGACCGAAAACTCCTTCCGCGACGTCAACATCGCCTTCGCCAACGAACTGTCCCTGATCTGCGACAACCTCGGCATTAATGTCTGGGAGCTGATCGAGCTCGCCAACCACCACCCCCGCGTCAACATCCTGCAGCCGGGCCCCGGCGTCGGTGGCCACTGCATCGCCGTTGACCCGTGGTTCATCGTCTCCTCCGACCCCACGAACTCGCAGCTCATCCGCACCGCCCGCGAGGTCAACGATGCCAAGCCCGAGTGGGTCAAGGACAAGGTCGCCCAGGCCGTGAAGGAGACCGGCGGTTCGACCATCGCAACCCTGGGTCTGGCATTCAAGGCCAACATCGACGATCTGCGCGAGTCCCCGGCCCTGGAGATCACCAAGGACATCGCCCAGAGCCTGCCGGAGAGCACCATTCTGGCTGTCGAGCCGAACATCCAGGAGCTGCCCAAGGCCTTTGATGGTCTCGAGAACATCAAGCTGGAGGAGTGCACCGCCGCTCTCGCAGCCGCTGACGTGATCGTTCTCCTCGTCGATCACAACGAGTTCAAGGACATCACCGCCCACCAGATCAAGGGCAAGGCGCTCGTCGATACCAAGGGCCTTTGGAAGTAG
- a CDS encoding UDP-glucose dehydrogenase family protein, which produces MRMTVIGTGYLGATHAACMAQLGHEVLGVDVDQSKIDLLKSGEVPFYEPGLPEVLSRNLESGRLNFTTDYAAVAEFANVHFLGVGTPQKRGSYAADVTYVRAVIESLVPLLEGDHLILGKSTVPVGTAAELQELADELAGDKANVEIAWNPEFLREGYAVKDTLTPDRIVLGIRKGESSAEEIAREVYATAIEAETPFLVMDLATSELVKVSANAFLATKISFINAVSEICEIAGADVTQLADAIGLDERIGRKFLGAGLGFGGGCLPKDIRAFMARAGELGADQALTFLREVDAINMRRRDHMVQLAKHACGGSALGKNITVLGASFKPNSDDVRDSPALSVAGSLSLAGGEVTVYDPQGMDNARKVFPTLTYAESTDDALKGADIVILATEWQEFREIDPVRAAELVADKVIIDGRNVLPVQAWQDAGWNLTALGRSL; this is translated from the coding sequence ATGCGTATGACAGTGATCGGTACAGGTTACCTAGGTGCTACCCACGCAGCCTGCATGGCACAACTTGGCCATGAGGTGCTGGGCGTGGATGTTGACCAGAGCAAGATTGATCTGCTGAAGTCGGGTGAGGTCCCTTTTTATGAGCCTGGCCTCCCTGAGGTGCTCAGCCGCAATCTCGAAAGTGGTCGGCTGAACTTCACCACTGATTACGCGGCAGTGGCGGAGTTCGCGAATGTGCACTTCCTTGGTGTGGGCACCCCCCAGAAGCGTGGCTCCTACGCGGCGGATGTCACCTACGTGCGTGCGGTCATTGAGTCACTGGTTCCGCTGCTGGAGGGGGACCATTTGATCCTGGGCAAGTCCACTGTCCCTGTGGGAACTGCTGCAGAGCTTCAGGAACTGGCAGATGAGCTGGCTGGAGACAAAGCCAATGTGGAGATCGCCTGGAACCCGGAATTCCTGCGTGAGGGGTATGCGGTCAAGGACACCCTCACCCCGGACCGCATCGTGCTCGGAATCCGCAAGGGGGAGTCCTCGGCAGAAGAGATCGCCCGCGAGGTTTATGCCACCGCGATTGAAGCCGAAACCCCTTTCCTGGTCATGGATCTGGCAACCTCTGAGCTGGTCAAGGTATCCGCCAATGCCTTCCTGGCCACCAAGATCTCCTTCATCAATGCTGTCTCTGAGATCTGTGAGATCGCCGGCGCAGATGTCACCCAGCTGGCGGATGCCATCGGCCTGGATGAGCGCATCGGCCGGAAGTTCTTGGGCGCCGGCCTCGGTTTCGGAGGTGGCTGTCTACCCAAGGACATCCGCGCCTTCATGGCCCGAGCCGGCGAGCTGGGGGCCGATCAGGCACTGACTTTCCTGCGTGAGGTGGATGCCATCAACATGCGACGCCGTGACCACATGGTTCAGCTGGCCAAGCATGCCTGCGGGGGCAGTGCCCTGGGCAAGAACATCACGGTGCTCGGTGCTTCCTTCAAACCAAACTCTGATGACGTGCGGGATTCCCCGGCGCTGAGCGTTGCGGGTTCCCTCTCCCTGGCAGGTGGAGAGGTAACCGTCTATGACCCGCAGGGCATGGACAATGCCCGCAAGGTGTTCCCGACTCTGACCTACGCTGAGTCGACTGATGATGCGCTCAAGGGCGCAGATATTGTCATTCTGGCCACCGAATGGCAGGAGTTCCGGGAGATTGATCCGGTGCGTGCCGCTGAGCTGGTGGCTGACAAGGTCATCATTGACGGCCGTAATGTTCTTCCCGTCCAGGCCTGGCAGGATGCCGGCTGGAACCTGACCGCCCTGGGGCGCAGCCTCTAA
- a CDS encoding YibE/F family protein → MGRHALAADKSTTSAPASGSTTFWRRILLGFLILCGIATTIGLVALWPPDEEPAVSPEFANTFSLGQNQVNAEVTSVTQGACQSTVTGKIIDIMPAAPMTSPDQTCDNAIVQIQGGENEGKRTLLITYGQPGEPELQEGDQIRLMESLGADGSLSYSFTDYQRGNALLVWGLLIAAAIILFAALRGVRALVGLVITLMILGVFLLPALVHGGPALPLAVVGGSTILFLVVLLVHGFNWKSCAALAGTLLSLGIAAVLASLAIDTTDLRGLGDESNLHILLYLPEVSVTGLMLCGFIIGALGVLNDVTISQASTINELAELEPDASPTRLFLGAMKVGRDHISSMVYTLVLTYTGAALPLLLLISVSQRPLLQTLSSDIVATELLRSGIGALALTLAVPITTLIAAVVVPNRQALATATA, encoded by the coding sequence GTGGGCCGTCATGCCCTCGCCGCCGATAAGTCCACCACCTCAGCCCCGGCATCGGGGAGCACAACTTTCTGGCGGAGGATTCTGCTGGGGTTCCTGATCCTCTGCGGGATCGCCACCACCATCGGCCTGGTTGCCCTGTGGCCACCGGATGAGGAACCGGCTGTCTCTCCGGAGTTCGCCAACACCTTCTCCCTGGGCCAGAACCAGGTTAATGCTGAGGTCACCTCGGTCACCCAGGGTGCCTGCCAGTCCACCGTCACCGGCAAAATCATCGACATCATGCCAGCCGCGCCCATGACCTCCCCGGACCAGACCTGCGACAATGCCATCGTCCAGATCCAGGGTGGGGAGAATGAGGGCAAACGCACCCTGCTCATCACCTATGGTCAGCCCGGTGAGCCAGAGCTGCAGGAGGGTGATCAGATCCGCCTCATGGAGTCCCTGGGTGCGGATGGTTCCCTCTCCTACAGTTTCACCGACTATCAGCGTGGCAATGCCCTGCTGGTGTGGGGCCTGCTGATTGCCGCCGCGATCATCCTCTTCGCCGCCCTGCGTGGTGTCCGGGCGCTGGTCGGTCTGGTGATCACGTTGATGATCCTCGGGGTGTTCCTACTGCCTGCCCTGGTGCACGGTGGCCCGGCCCTGCCCTTGGCAGTGGTCGGTGGTTCCACGATCCTCTTCCTGGTGGTGCTCCTGGTCCACGGTTTCAACTGGAAGTCCTGCGCGGCCCTGGCCGGAACCCTGCTCTCCTTAGGTATCGCCGCGGTCCTGGCTTCCCTGGCCATCGACACCACTGATCTCCGGGGCCTGGGAGATGAGTCGAATCTCCACATCTTGCTCTACCTGCCCGAGGTCTCGGTCACCGGCCTGATGCTCTGTGGTTTCATCATCGGTGCTCTGGGTGTGCTCAACGATGTGACGATCTCCCAGGCTTCCACCATCAATGAGCTTGCCGAACTGGAACCGGACGCCTCCCCCACCCGTCTCTTCCTCGGCGCCATGAAGGTGGGTCGGGATCACATTTCCTCGATGGTCTACACCCTGGTACTTACCTACACCGGTGCCGCACTCCCCCTGCTGCTGCTCATCTCGGTTTCCCAACGCCCCCTGCTGCAGACCCTGAGTAGCGATATCGTGGCCACCGAACTGCTGCGTTCCGGCATCGGCGCCCTCGCCCTGACCCTGGCGGTCCCGATCACCACGCTGATTGCCGCGGTGGTCGTCCCCAACCGGCAGGCTCTGGCCACCGCCACCGCTTAA
- the wecB gene encoding non-hydrolyzing UDP-N-acetylglucosamine 2-epimerase, whose protein sequence is MSNPKVMTVYGTRPEAIKVAPVIKALEADPRLESVVVSTGQHREMLDQVNGMFGINPHHDLNIMRPGQSLNGIVARAISGLDAIIEVERPDVVISQGDTSTAMAAAIAGFNRQIKIVHLEAGLRTGNLLSPFPEEANRKLIGQVSSLHLAPTEMSKANLTREAVPERDIVVTGNTVIDALLEAASWDTQFSNERLKTFAAEDRKMVLVTTHRRENLEDMANIGRAMRRISERFPEVFLVLPAHLNPAVRAAVFPEIEGRNNILITEPAPYDRFTKLMGRAYIVLTDSGGVQEEAPSLGKPVLVMRENTERPEAVEAGTVRLIGTGEDRIVDEVTELLTDAEAYERMANAVNPYGDGKASERAVAAIAELLGVGKRIEDFVPQKAEALVFSG, encoded by the coding sequence ATGTCGAATCCGAAGGTCATGACTGTGTACGGGACCCGTCCGGAGGCCATCAAGGTGGCTCCGGTTATTAAGGCTCTGGAGGCTGATCCGCGTCTGGAGTCTGTTGTGGTCTCCACCGGCCAGCACCGTGAGATGCTGGACCAGGTCAATGGGATGTTCGGCATTAACCCGCACCATGATCTGAACATCATGCGCCCCGGCCAGTCCCTTAATGGAATCGTCGCCCGCGCCATCAGTGGCCTGGATGCGATTATCGAGGTGGAGCGGCCCGACGTAGTCATCTCCCAGGGTGACACCTCCACCGCCATGGCTGCCGCTATCGCCGGATTTAACCGTCAGATCAAGATCGTCCACCTCGAGGCGGGCTTGCGCACCGGAAACCTCCTTTCCCCCTTCCCGGAGGAGGCTAACCGTAAGCTGATCGGGCAGGTCTCCTCCCTGCACCTGGCCCCGACGGAGATGTCCAAGGCTAACCTAACGCGCGAGGCCGTTCCGGAGCGCGACATCGTGGTCACTGGCAACACCGTCATCGACGCTCTCCTAGAGGCGGCTTCGTGGGATACCCAGTTTTCCAATGAGCGACTGAAGACCTTCGCTGCGGAGGATCGGAAGATGGTTCTGGTGACCACCCACCGCCGTGAGAACCTCGAAGATATGGCGAACATCGGCCGAGCCATGCGTCGTATCTCGGAGCGCTTCCCCGAAGTTTTCCTGGTCCTGCCGGCCCACCTGAACCCGGCTGTCCGAGCCGCCGTCTTCCCGGAGATCGAGGGGCGCAACAACATCCTCATCACCGAGCCGGCACCCTATGACCGCTTTACTAAGCTGATGGGCCGTGCATACATCGTGCTCACTGACTCTGGTGGAGTCCAGGAGGAGGCGCCGAGCCTTGGTAAGCCGGTCCTGGTCATGCGGGAAAACACCGAGCGTCCCGAGGCGGTCGAAGCCGGCACTGTCCGACTCATCGGCACCGGTGAGGACCGAATCGTCGATGAGGTGACCGAGCTGCTCACCGATGCCGAGGCTTATGAGCGTATGGCTAATGCCGTGAATCCTTATGGTGACGGCAAGGCTTCTGAGCGCGCCGTTGCCGCCATCGCAGAGCTTCTCGGCGTCGGTAAGCGAATCGAGGACTTCGTGCCCCAGAAGGCTGAGGCGCTGGTCTTTAGCGGCTGA
- a CDS encoding glycosyltransferase family 4 protein: MKILVLSQYWHPENGVPQRRWTWLSKILSDAGHEVTVIAPPPHYLRNLSLREWWKERKFSSHREPGRGQSGELIIRSGFVPSGSSLTQKAINQSTVALGSLWVVLKRPGVLKGYRPDLIIGTVPALPTALTTWLSAWILCSPYVIDLRDNWPELLDQAREWNKGTGQRSLREKLLSRGPLQAASTATRFTMHRVLAGAAGIVVTSGHLRRDLLEGQPANSEREVITVRNVFPPETDYVASGKDEGSADSLNVLYAGTLGRAQNLANALEAAYLAEQQGLHVHLRFVGAGATKKALVERAKELGVEASFESRRPADALEGHYEWADTALVHLTDWEPLGSAVPSKTYELMAAGLHISGVINGETAELIREHQAGDIVEAEDPQALADLWVTLAKDRSRLRITGTGQAWVAEQREHVVPPRLLGLVERTARP; this comes from the coding sequence TTGAAAATTCTCGTTCTCTCCCAGTACTGGCATCCTGAGAACGGTGTCCCCCAACGTCGCTGGACCTGGCTGAGCAAGATCTTGAGCGACGCGGGCCATGAGGTCACCGTCATCGCACCTCCGCCGCACTATCTTCGCAATCTGAGTCTGCGGGAGTGGTGGAAGGAACGTAAATTCTCCTCCCACCGGGAACCCGGGAGGGGGCAGTCCGGGGAATTGATCATTCGGAGTGGTTTTGTTCCCTCCGGAAGCTCTTTGACCCAGAAGGCGATCAACCAGTCAACGGTGGCCCTCGGATCGCTGTGGGTGGTGCTGAAGCGCCCTGGGGTACTCAAGGGCTACCGTCCCGACCTCATTATCGGAACCGTCCCAGCCTTGCCCACAGCTCTGACCACCTGGCTGAGCGCCTGGATTCTGTGTTCCCCCTATGTCATTGATCTGCGGGACAACTGGCCGGAACTGCTGGACCAGGCCCGAGAGTGGAATAAGGGGACGGGACAGCGCTCCCTGCGGGAGAAGCTCCTGTCCCGGGGGCCGCTGCAGGCAGCCAGTACCGCGACTCGATTCACCATGCACCGAGTGCTGGCCGGGGCCGCGGGCATTGTTGTGACCTCGGGGCACCTGCGCCGGGATCTGCTTGAGGGGCAGCCCGCGAACTCTGAGCGTGAGGTCATCACGGTGCGCAATGTGTTCCCTCCGGAGACGGATTACGTGGCCTCCGGAAAGGATGAGGGCTCGGCGGATTCCCTCAATGTGCTCTACGCCGGCACCCTGGGAAGGGCGCAGAACCTGGCGAATGCACTAGAGGCGGCCTACCTTGCCGAGCAGCAGGGACTGCACGTCCACCTGCGTTTCGTGGGCGCGGGGGCCACCAAGAAGGCCCTGGTGGAGCGCGCCAAGGAGCTGGGAGTCGAGGCCTCCTTTGAGTCACGCCGACCGGCGGATGCCCTAGAGGGCCACTACGAGTGGGCGGACACCGCGCTGGTCCACCTCACGGACTGGGAACCGCTGGGTTCCGCCGTTCCCTCGAAGACCTATGAACTCATGGCGGCTGGCCTCCACATCTCCGGGGTCATTAACGGTGAGACCGCCGAGTTGATCCGGGAGCACCAGGCCGGAGATATCGTGGAGGCCGAGGATCCGCAGGCTTTGGCCGATCTGTGGGTGACCCTGGCGAAGGACCGCTCCCGCCTGCGGATCACCGGCACCGGGCAGGCCTGGGTGGCGGAGCAGCGCGAACACGTAGTTCCTCCCCGGCTGCTAGGACTGGTGGAGAGGACCGCGCGGCCGTGA
- a CDS encoding CPBP family intramembrane glutamic endopeptidase, giving the protein MTSALPRFRAFRSFKYRPGTPSQRREGTTLATVIAALATLNLTAHFTILGSWFYTIPLGALLLLGLAKALGLSWRDLGLSPSSLKRGLVYGGVAAGVIIAAVAVGVALPLTREFFLNETYASTRTALLAALVIIPLKTVLPEELAFRGVLHGSLKRLGGMRAVFMGGSLLFGFWHVASSLHLTAGNAGLSGVLGTGTFGQWVGIGLAVIATSCAGAVFTWLRYRSQSILAPIALHWAMNAVGALAAAAAFQLG; this is encoded by the coding sequence ATGACTTCCGCGCTGCCCCGGTTCCGCGCCTTCCGGAGCTTTAAATACCGCCCCGGCACTCCCTCCCAGCGGCGGGAGGGCACCACCCTGGCCACGGTCATCGCGGCCTTGGCGACACTGAACCTGACAGCCCACTTCACCATTCTGGGCTCCTGGTTCTACACCATTCCCCTGGGGGCTCTCCTACTGCTCGGCTTGGCGAAAGCCCTGGGACTGAGCTGGCGGGATCTCGGGCTTTCCCCTTCCTCCCTGAAACGGGGGCTGGTCTATGGCGGGGTCGCTGCCGGGGTGATCATCGCAGCAGTAGCAGTCGGAGTTGCTCTCCCCCTGACCAGGGAATTCTTCCTCAATGAAACCTATGCCTCCACTCGCACGGCCCTCTTGGCCGCGCTGGTGATCATTCCGCTGAAAACCGTGCTACCCGAAGAGCTCGCCTTCCGTGGTGTCCTGCATGGTTCACTCAAGAGACTCGGCGGAATGAGGGCCGTGTTCATGGGAGGTTCCCTGCTCTTCGGTTTCTGGCACGTGGCTTCTTCGTTGCATTTGACCGCTGGAAATGCCGGATTGAGCGGGGTGTTGGGAACCGGAACCTTCGGCCAGTGGGTGGGTATCGGACTGGCGGTGATCGCCACCTCCTGCGCCGGCGCCGTCTTCACCTGGCTGCGGTACCGTTCCCAGTCCATCCTTGCCCCGATAGCCCTGCACTGGGCCATGAATGCGGTGGGGGCATTGGCTGCGGCCGCTGCGTTTCAGCTGGGTTGA